A genome region from Apus apus isolate bApuApu2 chromosome 2, bApuApu2.pri.cur, whole genome shotgun sequence includes the following:
- the SDC2 gene encoding syndecan-2, with translation MRGVWLALTVSFVACASGQPRADLTSDKDLYLDNSSVEEASGVYPIDDDDYSSGSGSGAEEDEDSAAITTSRTIPKLPTTSDASRAETTTAKMQTKVPAQTQSPEEIDKEERPQTDAKKKSDEPGEDTDVFTEKHSENLFQRTEVLAAVIAGGVIGFLFAIFLILLLVYRMRKKDEGSYDLGERKPSCAAYQKAPTKEFYA, from the exons AGAGCAGATTTGACTTCTGATAAAGATTTATACCTTGACAACAGCTCTGTTGAGGAAGCATCAGGAGTCTATCCaattgatgatgatgattattcTTCTGGGTCAGGTTCAG GTGCTGAAGAGGATGAGGATAGTGCAGCGATAACAACATCCAGAACAATTCCAAAGCTACCGACAACTAGTGATGCATCTAGGGCTGAGACTACCACAGCGAAAATGCAGACCAAGGTGCCTGCGCAAACACAG TCACCAGAAGAAATTGATAAAGAGGAAAGGCCCCAGACAGATGCCAAGAAAAAGAGCGATGAACCAGGGGAAGACACGGACGTGTTCACTGAGAAGCATTCAGAAAACCTTTTCCAGAGAACAGAAGTTCTGGCAG CTGTTATTGCTGGCGGAGTTATCGGTTTTCTTTTCGCAATCTTCCTTATCCTGCTGCTGGTCTATCGCATGAGAAAGAAGGATGAAGGCAGTTACGACCTTGGTGAACGTAAACCATCCTGTGCTGCCTATCAAAAGGCACCTACCAAGGAGTTTTATGCATAA